The stretch of DNA TCTCGCGTACTTTTTGGCGTCAGATCCAGAAGTAAGTGACCGGAAAAAATATGAAGGTACCTGCTACATCAAGTCAAGCACACCCGAAGCAGAGTCGGCGACGGCAAACAATGTCGCATGATAATATACAGTAATAGCACATCCAACATCTAACACATGATGTCAATTAAGTGTGGACGACATGGGTATCGATCCCATTACCTCTCGCATGCTAAGCGAGCGCTCTACCATTTGAGCTAGACGCCCTAACTGCAGATGCTGTGTGTGCCGTGACTGGTAATTCATATCAAGTGCAGTCTATCAGCGCTGCGTGAAGCAGAAGCGGCTTCGTCACTCCATTACCTAGAGGCGCCAAGGGGACAGCTGCTTCCTAGCGCCCCTGCAATGCGGTTTGTGTCTTCTGTAGCGCGTGCAGCATCTCAAGCAAAGCGCGCGGAATTCCTAGCAGCTCAGGCAGTAAATATGCTTGTtctgcagccccgcgcgAAGGGAACCAAATGATGCGCTTCGTCGAGTGACCTTTTGCACCGCATTCTTTGTCCTCGCATTTCACGGGGAACACGTCAGCCCTTTTCTGCCCCCTTCCTTGCAATTATCTTACGTAGGAGGGGGAACTTCTCGTTAGTCTGTCTGCGGACTTTGTGGACTTCTTTGCAGTCCGCAGCATCTTTGGCTACGCGAAAGCTAGCCTTTGATGAATACCACCCCCCGGTATCGGGTCTCCAATACACGCAGCTCACAAGTGTTTAGATAAATACAAAGCTTATCGTGTACCTGTCCCCCCCCTCTGGAGACTGTGTGCCGAGTCCCGATTCCTGTATCCGAGAGGGGCCCCGTAGACCCTCGCTTGCGAAAACCTTTTGTTTCTCGCCATCCACACGAAACGGAGAAGCGGGATTTATGATTAAAACCTCAAGCCCTCTGCGGAGCAGCGCGGCTCAAAACGTCGTGTAGCTCCGCGTCACATTACTGCCTCGCCCCTCGGTAGGCATCTAGCTAACCACGTGGTAAAAAGTCCAATTCTTCCAGGATAACAACGCGGTTGCAAACACGTGGTTGTCATGTTTCCAGCAGGATGCGATCATGTGCGTACACAATCTAGTATCACCGTGAGACTCATCGCGTTTGGCTCACCACCGAGTGACCTTCCGACGTTTTGCTGCAAGATTCTCGTCATGCTCTGGCTTCGGAATATACATGTGGAACCGTCCAGCAGTCCGATGTCCTCACCACGCTATGGTAGAGGTGCTGGTATCGTAGGCGCGGGGCGTCATTCCCTGCACACAATTTTCGCACGCAGGTGACTCGAATTTTTGCAGTATTTCATCGCGGCCTGAGATGAGCGGTACCCTTTCACGGCAGCCACACTCCACAACACCAGTTCAGAGGGCATATGGCTGGCACATTTGAAGCGGGGCATGCGAAGGCAATTGCCACGTTCCTCATCCGAAGGCGGCCCCGTGTTCGTTCTGTCCGTAGCCGACTGCGCATCGGCTTCAAATACGAGTTGCAGCAGTGTCTCTGTCAGGATGTCAGTGCCAAACATCCGAACGGCATCGTGCGTTTCCGACAATTGAGGGAGCCTCATGTGCTCTAGCAGGTTCATCCAGCTAGGTTCACGCCTTTTAACGCGTGTAACCTGCCCGAGCGCGGTCCGCTACCGCGACGGTCAGCGTCCTCGCGGCAGCGGTGAACGCTAGAGCACGCCCCGCCCCAGCGAGGCTCTCGGGTTATCCTTTATACAGTTGATAGGATTCACGGCCGATCGAGGGAGGGGGTGTCCGCTGCGCTGTATTTGTCTGAAGGCAGATGTAAGATGCGTCTATCTCGCATACCAGAGCCCGGTGAGGCGTCACGTCTGCAAAGCGAGAGTCCCTTCGCATGCAAGCGTAGCCGTGCAAGCGTAGCCGGTACAGCCGCCAGCGACACAATAAACGTTGCGCAAACGTTCCTCCCGTTCCGTTCTTAGCGAGGACTGTGGCGATCACGAAACTTTTGGCTTCTGCAACAGATGTGCTTCACCCGCTCATGCGATAGGTTTGTGCTTTTCCGCTTTGTGTCTCTTGTCCGGAGCTCGGGATCTTTTATCCGCCTCCGACGAACCGCTGCGCTGGGATAAAGATCGCCAGTCTCTGTCCTTCCCTTCTGTTTTTTGTCGCCGTCCCCCAGAGATCAGCTTACATACGTACTTCGTGTCAGCGTGTACTTGCGTGTGAACAGGGAATGCATGTTTACCTCTCAACGTTTTCCCGGTCGTatcgctgcctctctgctttcctcgagtttttttttcggcgttctcagctctgctgcgtcggccTCGTTGCATcgcagtctctctcgctcggtTTCTTTGCGCATCTTCGAGTGAACCCGCCTCACCGAGGATCTGCCTGACGAGAACGACTGGAAAGCACCGGGGCAGTCCGCGGTGGAGCCCACGTCTTTTGTAAGGCCGCAGCGACATTCgactcgccgcctgcggcaggaCAGGCCTTCGCTgaggcctcttcgtcgtgcCTGCGGCTCCCACGTCGTCACGTCTGAGGCTTGGCTTGCACGGCCACTGCGAAGTCGCATTCGGTGTGTGCACTCTTTCTCTTACTCAAAAGGggcttcagctgctgcgcttcgCTTGTCCGTCAGCGCATCCCTAGCGGCGTTTTCCTATTGCGGATTTAACTCACGTGCGCACTCCCCTCTCGTCCAGCCTCTGTCTTTTCGTCTCGCTTGCCCCCTACTGAGCACTGCCGCCAGCAACTCGAACACGGCTGCCGTCAGGCAGGgatcttcgcctcgcccccccccctcccctcccccaccgtctcttcttcgttttccgGTTTCGTGCGGCTTGGGTCGCAAGCGTGCAGGCCgtgtcgtctgcgtctgagGAAGCTGAATGTGGTTGCGTTCCGAAGCCTTTCAAGGAGCAGCTCAGGCGGCGTCCACGCATTTTACTTCTTTGtcgaaggcgtcgcgcgtgGCTTTCGTTtgtctgcgcgaggcgcgtcttcgttttcttcgtcgGCCCCATGGAGGGAGCGCTGGATAGCTCGCTGAGTGGCTGGTTGATTTTCGGGCTCATGGCGTTGATCGCCATTGTAGGGGCTCTACGTCTGTGGCTGCAAGAGCGGCGAGGCTCTCGGGAGAAGGCCTCGTTTTTCAAGCAAGCTGAAGACGTCCTGTCCTTCCCGGAGCCAACCGAAGCGATCAATGAGTACGAAgtggcgcgcgaggatgCGTTTGACGACATGGTGAAGGAAGGTAAGGCGGATAAGGACGCCGAGGACCTTCCAGAGGGCGCGCTCCCTGAGACCAGTTGGCTGCGCCGGATCTCTGCTGACCACAAGAAGAAACTgaagctgcttcttctgcgcaggGCGCTCGCGAACGTGCCACGCTGGGCGGGGCTCTCCCAGGAAATCAACGCCAAGTTCCGGCTGTATCGCCACGGCCTGCTCAGCGAAGAGACCTGGTCAAgcttcgcgcgggcgcaggacTCGCTGCAGGCAGAACTCGACTACTTGCGCCTGGAGGCAGAGTGCCTCGAGCCGCAGTGGGGTGACCGCGTGCTGAAGGACGCCATGCTGCTGTaccggctgcagcagaccaAAGAAGCCCAGCAGAAGGAACAGGAgcaagaggcgaagaagcgcgccgcGATGCAGAAGCAAGAGCTGAtcgtgcagcagcagaagaaggacgccatggagaggaaggcggagaaacgCGCAGACTCCCTTAtcaaagaggaagaaggaaagcagaagaagaaagcgtcTCGATAAGACGCACACACGCTGCATGTGTGCGCTCTTCTGCCACGTCCACATACACAGCGGACGTACCGTGCGCCAATGGAAGCACTCCACTCGTTCAGCGCGACTCCAGCGCCACATCGCACGCGTTTCGCGGATTGGAAAAATCATTTTCTTATCTGTCTCTTCAGCTTGTCCACTCTGGCCTCTCCTCGAGGCTGCCGGCTACTGGCGGGATCGGTTTCTGCGAACGCGCCTCTTTCTGACCGCACATGAGGAAATATTCTTGAaggccgcatgcgctgcccCCGTCGCTGACTGTCTCTAAGTTTGCAGCGCTACGGCCGGCATGGATCGTTTGGGAAACTGAGTGAGCAGCAGGTTCAACCTGCTGCCGTGAGCGTTTGAATTTCTTCGTTGATTGTGGGACTTAGCCTTGTGCGAGCCCGTGTCTAACTGAATTTTGAGCAACGGAAACGTGCGCGACTACAGAACTCGCACTGAGGCCGGCTCACGGGGTCGCGCATGTTTGATCACCTGCTCAGCGCGTGTATCGAGAGGCAaacgcggcgagcgctgAGATTCGGCGTATGGACGTCGAGGGCCTACACGCGAGGCCTCAGCCCAGCTCTCAGACGTGTCAGGCGGGGAGCAAGGTAGCTCCCGCGAGTGGAGATACGCAGACCAAAAACATCTGAGGTGGATCGATTAGATGTGTGGGCAGTCAAGCAATGGAGTGCAGAAGTACAATCTGCAAAGAAACGCTGCTAGATTTCCAGCCGCCAGCATGCAAAGGGCGACCACCAGGAAGGCAAACTTTCCCCCACGGCCTTCTGGACGCGGCTTTCTAGCCGATGTCGCCGCGGTGGCTTCCTTCCCAGGCTTGCGCGGATGCCTGAAGCAGTGAGATCGCGCGGAGCTCCAATGGGAGTCTTCCGCAGGAAGGGAAAACGTATCAAAATTGCATCGAATGCCACACAACTCGATTGCTGTTTTACCACTAGGGAAGGGGAAGACGACACCGCCATGTCTCCGACAGGCCGCGCTTGGGTGAACCACGGAGGACCAGAGCTAGTGAGTGCAATCACTTTGTTCCATCCCGAATAGCGCACACGCACAAAGAGCTGCAACGTAGCAAGAGTGTAACGGAACCGACAATACGGTATAGCGGTTTTCTAAAAAACTGTATGGAAATCTTCATTGCGATTTTTGTCTTGTTCATTTAACGTGAGGAATTGCCACCATGAGAATGAACCAGTTACCGACTATGCACACACAAAACATGGCGTATTTTCATACGGTCAGTGGCGGCAACCGAGTTATCAGGAACAATTCATTGCGCCAACGAGGAAAAAAAGGCACATCGCGTGACAACTTGCCAAGCGGCAGTTCAATACGTACGAAGACAAATTCACCATACGCTGGAATCGGTGAGTACATCTGCTTCGTTCTTGAGCGCATCAACACACCCTCCTCGTCCAAACTCTTTGTAGCCACACCTTCTCCAGCCCTCCTGGAAGGGCTGGAGAGTCACACGAAAAAGAGTCTCCCCCAGCCACACGTACACGGCCCAGTCAACAGGTGACTCGTGCGGCTACGCTTCACCGGCGCGATGCTGCCGGCCTCGTAGCCCTGCCTTCCTCAGTCCATTCTGGAGACTATCCCGCGCATACAGAGAGCGGGGTGGTATCCCGTTCCACACGACTGGACTGCGATCCGGGTCATAGTCGGgaaacaagaaaaaaagcgTCTTcacggcgaggagaaggaccAGTAGAAGACACAGCAGCGCGATAGGATTGCGGCGGCACGCCTTCCACACGGCAATGGATTGCGCTACCACGCCCATGTTTATAATCCGATCTTACCGTATCAGGGGTGGCGAGAGTCAGTCCACTACTTTTCGTTCGATAAACCGTCGTCGACCGGCGGCACCGACCGAGCGCTGCCTTCCAGCAGCGTGTCGGGAGAAACCCCGCGGCCTGAGCTCTAGCGTTGAAAAAAGATGCCCTGGTGATCCGTTGATCTTAATGAATCTTGTCTTGAACGACTTGCTCCACCCCAGAACGGCATGCAAGGCAAGCAGCCGTGAATAAAGTTTTCCGGGTCCCAGGGCGGCAGGACCCTCGAGGCACTGAGATTGAGTTCGATGTTTGAGCCCTCCACGAACGAGACGAAAGCTGGCGCGTCTACAAAAGATCCGCCACTGTTTTGAAACATGTACACTTCAAGAACAAGGGTTCCTTCCCCAAGCAAAATTGCGTTTGCTTCGATAGTGACTGATGACTTGCATCAGCTGCGCTGCTGACTAGGTAGGAATTCGCATGCCCGCGTGCGCACGTGACGGGGCCCTCCCTCTGCTCCGCGTCTCACGCGAACGCCCAGTGTGTCGTGTGTCGCAAACTTGGTAGGCTGCAGTAAACGACGTTACCCCAGCTCGCAAACAACTATTATGTGCTTGCAAGAAGGAAATGCGCCCACTGTTCTGACTTGGCTGCTGTTCTACTGCTGGCTGGCAATGGACTAGCCTGCGTGCCCGTTGAGCTCTACTACGCTAGACGCGTGTGCTGTCGACCAGCCTTTCGAGACCGCTGAAGCCTGACCAGCCTTTCGAGACCGCTGAAGCCTGACCAGCCTTTCGAGACCGCTGAAGCCTGACCAGAGAGGAATGTCACTCTAGGAAAGCACGTAGACTCGACCGACACACCAGCAGGTTGTGCTTCATTTCCTTCACAGTGTGCCTTGACACCGCTCATCAAAGTACACTGCTATGGCTGAttgcttcgccgtcgacgaAAGTCCTAGTACGGTGCTTTGCCGCGGGACTGCAGATGACTTCCATGTAAAAACGTGGCCTCTACCCAGGGTCAAGCCTCACCATCACGAGTTACGCACGAAGAACATCTGCCGACGTACGCAGGACAACGGACTGATGATTGGGTTCAGTCGCGATCCTCCAGTGGCGCACTTCCGTGCCCTCTCGCTAGCCCACCTCGCAAGATGTTTCGAGACAGCGTCCGGATCGAAGAGCTGGACCGCTGGACAGGAATGGCACCGTTGGAGCCTTCGCCCTAAGGCGAGAATAGCAGAGATGTGCGCTTTACCCCAAAATTCGCCGCGTGACCCTGACAAGGCCGCGGATCCGGGCGCCCCGGCCGAACAAGGGTCTTCTCCACGGACGGGGGATATGGCTGGGGCAAGTATAGCGCCTAGGAGCGAATGCGATGGTGAAACTGCCATCATATAGGGAAGCAAGCTCGCGGACATGTTGCGGTTGGTGCCGGCTGAACCCCCTGGGCACTTCGCTGCATGTGTCAGATATCCCCCCTCTGAGCTTTGTGTTCTGACTCGTCCTCGGCAATCAGGTCACGCCCCCCCCGGGGCACCTCTGCATCTCACAGAGCTCGTCGCAGCACCACAGCTCTGTCCAGTCGCAGAGGGCATACAACACCCTGGCATGAAGGATATTTCGTTTTCCGTCTTGCCCGTCAACTCCGGCTCTCTCGTGACTGTCTGCTGTGACCGGCGACACATGAACTGACAAGCTTGGGCCGAGTGCGGAAAGGTATATCATGCTGCATGTGCTCCGGATACACTGTGCGCGATTTTTCCTGGGGATTACGTGCATCGCGTTGAACTACTGGTTTGAATGTTTGAGGCCATTTTAGACCGAAGGGTGGCTAAGCGGAACTGCCCGTCGGTTGTGTCTTATGGAGTTTCCTGAAGTTGTCTAaacaggcgccgctgctaCGGCATGCACCGTAGCCCGCACAGAGACCGTCCTACTGTATGCGTAGCAGCCAGCATAGGTACGTGTGATATTCGCCGATTTGTTatctcctccgcttcccaGAGATTCCTCCCCCCATGCCCAAGTCGCAGTGCAAGAATGACTGCGAAACCTGGTCGACTCGACGCCCGAGACACGCATGAGCGGAAGGGCACGCATCCCTGACGCAGTTCTAACAAAGCCCGTTAGAAAACAGGTGATTCAACGCGACGCCAACGAGTGACGGCTACTTCTTCCCGATGAGGACACGCAGATCCCCGCTGGGAAAACGACCCCATCACCGCGCCGTTGCGGATGAGGGCCCGCCTGTAGTCCCCCACACTGTTGACGAGGTCACACctctgcgccagcggcaCCCCCCGAAAGAACCTAGTCTGATGGAACCGCCCTGTCGGGGCGTAGGCACTTCATATGGGACGAAGCAAAAGCTCGCTGGGacgggcgctgccgcgaggAGACTTCAGCCTAGCTGCTGCGGATCTCCGCGTCCAGCTGCTCCGTTCTCCCACCAAAGAGAAGCAATATCCCCACTTGGTGTTGGGGGGCAACCAGCCCGCTTTGCTATCTATGGGGGAAAGTGTCTTTCAAAGGGCCCTGCGCCCAAGCTCTACCCCACTGCGTCCTGGCTAAACcccctgctgcctctccgaAAAGGAGATCCAACCTACGACTCTAACGCAACTCTTACGACTGTAGTTCCATTCTACTTTAGTCCGCACAGACACGGGCAGGACGCAGCAGCGTCCTGTTCCAGTCGCCGCTTTAGTTGCGAACTTTGGCACGTGCTGGTCCGCAACGGAAGTTTTGCAGGAGCAGATGCTAGCGTCGTCATGTACCCGTCTGTttggcgaggcgcgacggggCCAGCCGCTGCGTTCCATGCACAGACATCCCCGTGCGTTGCTGCGGACGCAGCCGGTCGGCGAGTTCTTTCTTAGGAACGTGCCGCAGAAGAGGGGGGTGAGGGGGACACAACGCCGACGTTTGCGTGGCGCGTGCAGTTCGTGGCTGCAGGAAACTCGGCTACACAACCCGCCACTCAGACACCtgttcgcttcctcgccgtaTTGGAAGTGTCACAGCGCGGGTTTCGTCACATGCATCCGTGTGCACAGCCATCAGCCACCACGGGGCGCCGTCGAGCTGTTTCCACGCAGTCCCGACGAAGGAGCCTCCCGCGGTTTGCATTGGGCTGGCACGCTTGCACATAGACCAGCCCGGTCTGTTTCAACGGCCCAAAtgcgctcgctcgcctaCAAACTCTTTTTCggcccgtcgcctccgctccgaCACCTTGTTTCACATCGCGTGAAGCGAAAACTGCAGTTCGTGCAGTGCGCAAGGTGACAGCGGACTATCTGCTCGGGAGAggcaaggcggcgcgcggagaatgCGGGGAGGTTCCGCCG from Besnoitia besnoiti strain Bb-Ger1 chromosome V, whole genome shotgun sequence encodes:
- a CDS encoding hypothetical protein (encoded by transcript BESB_061710); this encodes MEGALDSSLSGWLIFGLMALIAIVGALRLWLQERRGSREKASFFKQAEDVLSFPEPTEAINEYEVAREDAFDDMVKEGKADKDAEDLPEGALPETSWLRRISADHKKKLKLLLLRRALANVPRWAGLSQEINAKFRLYRHGLLSEETWSSFARAQDSLQAELDYLRLEAECLEPQWGDRVLKDAMLLYRLQQTKEAQQKEQEQEAKKRAAMQKQELIVQQQKKDAMERKAEKRADSLIKEEEGKQKKKASR